In Paenibacillus sonchi, the genomic stretch ATGCTGGAGCGCACTACCAGGTAGTTGATATGCTCATACAGATGGTTGTTGTATTCCACGGCTTCATCGGACTCCCAGCGGATGCCCTCCAGTGCCAGCAGATGATGCAGGCCGAAGGTGCCAAGGCCGACCGCACGGTATTGGCTGTTCGTGTACTGCGCCTGCAGCACTTCAATATTGTTGATGTCGATTACGTTGTCGAGCATGCGGACCTGAATCGGCACCAGCCGCTCCAGCACGCCTGCCGGAATAGCGCGGGCCAGGTGGATGGAATTCAGATTGCAGACAACGAAGTCGCCGGGAACCTTCGAGATCACGATCCGGGTCTGTCCGTCCTTCGTAACCAGCTCTTCACTCTCAATAACCGTTGCCGACTGGTTCTGCATAATTTCCGTGCACAGGTTGGAGGAGAAGACCATTCCCTGGTGGCGGTTCGGGTTGGAACGGTTGACGGTGTCCCGGTAGAACATATATGGCGTGCCGGTTTCGAGCTGGGATTTCATAATCCGCTTCATGATGTCGATGGCCGGAACCGTGATGCGGGAAAGCTCCAGATTGGCAGTGGCTTCGGCATATTTTTCACGGAATGAGCCTTGTCCCAGCTGTTCATCATAGAAATCCTCAAGACCGAGTGCGCGTCCTTTGGCATCTTTCCAGCCCATTACCTTCTTCACTTCATGCGGGCAAAAGAGATTCCAGTGTCCGCGTGCTTCCACAGCCTCCATGAACAGATCGGGCAGGCAGACGCCGTGGAATACGTCATGCGCGCGCATCCGCTCGTCGCCGTTATTCAGCTTCAGGTCGAGGAAGGCGAGAATATCTTTATGGAAAACGTCGAGGTAGACGGCGACGGCGCCCTTGCGTGTGCCGAGCTGATCGACGCTGACCGCGGTATTGTTCAGCTGGCGAATCCACGGGATAACGCCGGAGCTGGTGTTCTTGTGGCCGCGGATATCGGAGCCGCGGGCCCGCACCTTGCCGAGGTAGACGCCGATGCCTCCGCCCATTTTGCTGAGCCGGGCTACATCGGTGTTGGAGTCGAAGATGCCTTCGAGCGAATCGTCTACCGTGTCGATGAAGCAGCTGGAGAGCTGTCCGGCGACCTTTTTACCCGCATTGGACATGGTAGGGGTAGCAGCGGTCATGTAAATATTGCTCATCGCCCAGTAGGCTTCCTTGACCAGTTC encodes the following:
- a CDS encoding ribonucleoside-diphosphate reductase subunit alpha; its protein translation is MPQLVVKPDNRQLAFDEIRLSVYADRILKGLDHLSKETLLRGVQSKLRREEVSGEEISNAFTMSALELVTKEEPDWKFAAARSLLTSLYKKAAVNRRYKAYPDEPYGELYPLITDLVKKGIYREELLSHYTKEQIEELGGCIDYTRDLLFDYIGLLTLSDRYLAHDFDGRVMELPQERYMIIAMFLMHTEPEEKRLELVKEAYWAMSNIYMTAATPTMSNAGKKVAGQLSSCFIDTVDDSLEGIFDSNTDVARLSKMGGGIGVYLGKVRARGSDIRGHKNTSSGVIPWIRQLNNTAVSVDQLGTRKGAVAVYLDVFHKDILAFLDLKLNNGDERMRAHDVFHGVCLPDLFMEAVEARGHWNLFCPHEVKKVMGWKDAKGRALGLEDFYDEQLGQGSFREKYAEATANLELSRITVPAIDIMKRIMKSQLETGTPYMFYRDTVNRSNPNRHQGMVFSSNLCTEIMQNQSATVIESEELVTKDGQTRIVISKVPGDFVVCNLNSIHLARAIPAGVLERLVPIQVRMLDNVIDINNIEVLQAQYTNSQYRAVGLGTFGLHHLLALEGIRWESDEAVEYNNHLYEHINYLVVRSSMELAREKGRYPKFAGSDWETGAYFTSRGYTSGEQEGKYVTTEQWRELQEQVAADGVRNAWMFAIAPNGSTSIIAGSTASIDPLYELLSYEEKTTYKIANPAPDLSEKTIWYYKTAFLIDQNWSIRMASARQRHVDQGQSFNLYVTPDIKATDFLNLHLNAWKGGLKSTYYVRSRALTIEECESCAS